One window of the Synechococcus sp. CC9311 genome contains the following:
- a CDS encoding EVE domain-containing protein — MTTSSYWLMKSEPNVYGIEHLRNEKVTLWDGIRNYQARNFMRKMKVGDQAFFYHSNCKPPGIVGLMEVTETGLVDPTQFDTNSKYYDPASKQDSPRWDCVKLAYRGQFSDMLTLDDLRESYQADELTVVRRGNRLSILPVDTEIAMDLLRRLGPLQ; from the coding sequence ATGACTACCTCCTCCTATTGGCTTATGAAAAGCGAGCCAAATGTTTATGGCATTGAACATTTGAGGAATGAGAAAGTCACCTTATGGGATGGAATTAGAAATTACCAAGCCCGTAACTTCATGAGAAAGATGAAAGTCGGAGATCAGGCTTTTTTCTATCACTCCAATTGCAAGCCACCGGGGATTGTGGGTCTGATGGAAGTCACTGAAACTGGACTCGTCGATCCAACGCAGTTTGATACTAACTCTAAATATTACGACCCTGCATCCAAGCAGGATTCTCCACGCTGGGATTGCGTAAAACTCGCCTATCGCGGTCAATTTTCTGACATGTTGACCCTTGATGATCTGCGCGAGTCGTACCAAGCAGATGAACTAACTGTTGTTCGTCGCGGGAATCGACTTTCTATTCTTCCGGTTGACACAGAAATCGCGATGGATTTATTAAGAAGACTTGGACCACTTCAATGA